In Actinomycetota bacterium, the following are encoded in one genomic region:
- a CDS encoding RNA polymerase sigma factor, whose translation MEGTRGSPSRLERFRAIYEANYGPLLAYVLRRTRSAEDGADALAETFLVAWRRLDQVPDGSETRLWLFGVARRVLANSRRAGTRRDRLHASLLIEAEILSVVRPTTDADLSVDVVSEALGQLHERDRELLRLVAWEGLSYDELAVVLGCTRGAARIRVHRARRRLAAHLVRLGIDVQRRPGPGHGRADGPRPVATAKEGR comes from the coding sequence ATGGAGGGCACAAGGGGATCACCGAGCCGCCTGGAGCGGTTTCGCGCCATCTACGAGGCGAACTACGGTCCACTCCTCGCGTACGTCCTTCGCCGCACCCGATCGGCCGAGGATGGAGCCGATGCCCTGGCCGAGACCTTCCTCGTTGCGTGGCGGCGCCTCGATCAGGTGCCCGATGGCTCGGAGACCCGGCTGTGGCTCTTCGGTGTGGCCCGTCGTGTCCTGGCGAACTCCCGCCGGGCTGGCACCCGCCGCGACCGCCTCCACGCGAGCCTCCTGATCGAGGCGGAGATCCTCTCCGTGGTCCGTCCCACGACCGACGCCGATCTCTCCGTGGACGTCGTCTCCGAGGCGCTCGGCCAGCTTCACGAGCGGGATCGGGAGCTCCTGAGGCTGGTCGCCTGGGAGGGCCTCTCATACGACGAGCTCGCGGTGGTCCTCGGATGCACGAGGGGCGCCGCCAGGATCCGGGTCCACCGCGCTCGCCGGCGACTGGCTGCCCATCTGGTTCGACTGGGGATCGACGTGCAACGGCGGCCGGGTCCGGGACACGGACGAGCCGACGGGCCGCGGCCCGTCGCCACGGCGAAGGAGGGACGATGA
- a CDS encoding MoaD/ThiS family protein — translation MAVVNLRSPLRDLAGGTGTLEVEGSTISEILDRLEGDYPRLAGWVRDEGGSLREHVTVFVNGERAPLDQAVSSQDRVHILPAISGGSGDGSGPAELLVGTHKGLFVLRGPRGGAMDIAARQFEGVTAEFAMRDSRTGTYHASVTDGQYGPKLYVSDDPTGEWEQAQGPAFPSDTDAAVTRIWVIHPGEEDGVVWAGVAPAALFKSEDGGRTWSLNRGLWDVPSRPDWQPGAGGLCLHSICPWPGDPGRMAIGISAAGVWLTDDGGETWRRGVKGIAARYLPPESREAAVDLCVHNMHRAPLQPETIYMQFHGGVYRSDDAGETWQDIGSEGGLPADFGFPLAIDPANPDRAFVIPLVADRDRVTPEGKVRVYETSDRGETWRALSNGLPDGYLTILRQAFGQDGRDPLGLYFGAESGEVFGSADGGASWTVVAEHLPPVTSVRVSA, via the coding sequence GTGGCCGTGGTGAACCTTCGCTCGCCGCTTCGTGACCTGGCAGGTGGCACCGGCACGCTCGAGGTGGAGGGATCCACCATCTCGGAGATCCTGGACCGGCTGGAGGGGGACTACCCGCGCCTGGCCGGGTGGGTCCGCGACGAGGGCGGCTCGCTCCGCGAGCATGTCACCGTGTTCGTGAACGGCGAACGGGCGCCACTGGACCAGGCGGTGTCCTCGCAGGACCGGGTCCACATCCTGCCGGCGATCTCGGGCGGCTCCGGAGACGGGAGTGGCCCGGCCGAGCTGCTGGTCGGGACGCACAAGGGCCTGTTCGTGCTGCGCGGCCCCCGGGGCGGAGCCATGGACATCGCGGCCCGTCAGTTCGAGGGCGTGACGGCCGAGTTCGCCATGCGAGACTCGCGGACGGGCACGTACCACGCGTCGGTCACCGACGGCCAGTACGGGCCGAAGCTGTATGTCAGCGACGACCCGACCGGGGAGTGGGAGCAGGCCCAGGGACCCGCCTTTCCCTCCGACACGGATGCCGCCGTGACGCGCATCTGGGTGATCCATCCTGGGGAGGAGGACGGCGTGGTGTGGGCCGGGGTGGCACCCGCTGCCCTGTTCAAAAGCGAGGACGGCGGGCGGACCTGGTCGCTGAACCGGGGCCTGTGGGACGTGCCGAGCCGTCCCGACTGGCAGCCCGGGGCGGGTGGGCTGTGCCTGCACTCCATCTGCCCGTGGCCGGGCGATCCGGGTCGGATGGCCATCGGCATCTCGGCGGCGGGCGTCTGGCTGACCGACGACGGCGGCGAGACCTGGCGGCGGGGCGTGAAGGGGATCGCGGCGCGCTATCTGCCGCCGGAGTCCCGCGAGGCAGCCGTGGACCTCTGCGTGCACAACATGCACCGCGCCCCGCTCCAGCCCGAGACCATCTACATGCAGTTCCACGGCGGGGTGTACCGGTCGGACGACGCCGGCGAGACGTGGCAGGACATCGGCTCCGAGGGCGGCCTCCCCGCGGACTTCGGGTTCCCGCTGGCGATCGACCCGGCGAATCCCGACCGGGCGTTCGTCATCCCGCTGGTGGCGGACCGTGACCGCGTGACACCGGAGGGCAAGGTCCGCGTGTACGAGACCTCGGACCGCGGCGAGACCTGGCGAGCCCTATCGAACGGTCTTCCCGACGGCTACCTCACCATCCTGCGGCAGGCCTTCGGTCAGGACGGCCGGGACCCGCTGGGGCTGTACTTCGGTGCGGAGTCCGGGGAGGTCTTCGGGTCCGCGGATGGGGGAGCGTCGTGGACGGTGGTGGCGGAGCACCTGCCGCCGGTGACCTCGGTCCGCGTCTCCGCCTGA